AGGCCCGCACGTCCTCGATCAACACGTTGCGGCAAGAGTCCAGTCGTAGCCCGTCCTGGACGGAATAGGCGAGGCTGAGGTTGCGCAGGACGAGGTTCGGCTTGTCCACGATATACAGGCAGGCGCTGGCGTCCTTGCGGCCGGGGTTGAAGTTCGTGGCAGCCTCGATCTGGCTGTTGGCCGGGGTTTTCCCTGCGGGCAGGCAGGCCAGGACATAACCGTCCTTGCGGTCGCGCAGGTAGCCGTCGTTGACGTAAAAGGTGCCCGATTCCTTGCCTGCCGTGAGTGCTTCCGGGGTCTCGACCATTTTGAGCGGGCGGCTGTCGAGGAAAAGCAGCTCCCGCCGCCGCACGACGTAGGGCTCGTAGCCGGGGCCTTCGGGGTCGCGGGCTCGACTGTTGACGATGCCCGAGGGGCGACTCTCGTTGCCCCATTTGTCAATCGCGGTGACGTAGTAGGCATACTGGTTGTTCTCAAAGGCGGTGGCTGGTTCTACGGAAAAGTCCTCCCACGCGGTCTCCTCAAGCTCGTCGGCCACGAGCCGGTAATCCTGCTCTGTGGTGCCTATCCGCTGCCGGTAAACGCGGTAGGCGACGATGGGGGCGCTCTGATCAGTGGGTGGCTCCCAGCTCAGGGCGACACTGGTGGCCCGGCTTTGGGAGATGAGGCGCTGCGGGGCTTTTTTCCCCTGGCTGGCTGACCAGCTCTGGTCCAGCATAAAGTCCCCCCAGTCGCGGTCCCAGGCGTGCCGCCAGATGTTTTTTTCCGCGTCGGCCAGTTCCCAGCCTTCAGTGAGGACCTCGCTGCCGCTGATAAGGGTGCCGTCGCGGGAGTCACCCTGGATAACCAGCAGTGCGCCGAGGGAATTACCGGGGATGGTGACCGATTCGCGGTAAAGAAAGTCACGCAGGCTGATGAGCACGGGGATGTCGCGCTCCAGGTACTGGATGGCGGCGTTGACGGCGCTCTGGATGGTTTTGAACGGGGCGTCGGTCGGGTCTTCCCCCTCGGGGAGGACAAAGGTCGGGTCCACCCGCAAGTAGATTTGTTCGACGGACTCATTCACAGCCGCGCCGCTCGCCGGTTGGATGTCCGAAAGGGAAACGGCGACCGGTTCGGCTGCGTTCGCTACCGGCAGCAAAGAGAGAAGGGCGAACAGATTGAGCTTAAGCGCGGGGCGCATCACCTATAAGCGGACGAAATTGCCCGGCCCTTAACAAGCTTTTTCCCTGCCGCGCGAGTATCCCGAGTTTTAAGCTTCCGACATCGTTGTGTGATGCGGCAGCATTAGAAATGTCCAGCGCGGCACGCACTGCGGGCGCGGGGCTCGCAGCCCCGGATAAGGCACGCCTTAGGCGCTTTCGGATTCGAGCAGGGAGAGGTGGCGGGTGAAGCAGGCTTCGAGCGTCTGGCGATACTCCCCGGCGTGGGTGTGAAGGGACTCGCGGATGGCTTCGTTAAAGGGGAGGCCGGAGGGGCGGCGTCCGAGCACGAGCACGGAGCCGAAGGTGACATGCAGGAGTTGCCGGCCCACGCGCTCCTCGAAGTAGGCGCTCTCGGGATCAACGGGCCAGTCGCGGGCCAGGGCGGCGACTTCCTCGTCGGTGGTGGAGATGAGAAAGGACGTCTTTTCCTCCTCGAAGTGCTCGGCGGCGTAGTGGGCGATTTCGCGGAAGAGCTCCGGATCCGTGCGCCAGACCACGCGGAGGGCTTCCAGGTAGCTGGTACCGGCCGTTTTCACATGCAGGAGATCGCCGCAGATGCGTCCGATGGAGGGGTAGAGCGAGAACTTATCCGAGCCGCTGTGGACGGAGATCTTGTACGGCCCGAGGGTGCGGGCGATGGCTACATGGCGCTTCAGCTCGTCGTTAAAGGCCGCAATGTCGCCCACATAGTCGATGCCCTTTTCGAACTTGCCCACGAAGCGCGGGGCCAGGCTGATGAAGCTCACCCCCCGGCGTTTGAGTTCGAGGGCGAGGAAGAGGTGTTCGCGGTGGCTGGTGGGAGCACTGGTTTCGTCCACCGCGATCTCGACCTCGAAGGGTCGCGAGGTGCAGTGCTCGGCCACGGCCTGATAGAGACGGGCGCAGGTGGCGGTGGCGCGGGTGTATTTGACGGCGGCGCGCAGGAGGGATTCCTCGTCGAAGGTGAGGGGAGGGCCGTTGTCCACTTCCCACTTTCCGTCGAGGTAGCGGCGTGGCCAGTCACCGGGCAGGAGGCCCTCGGCGGCGAGCTTGCCGGTTTCCGCGCGCAATTCGTCCTCGCTCATGGTGTCGGCGGCGTTGGCCACGCTGGCGCTCGGGTCGAGCGTGAAAAAGGTGAAACCTGCCTTGGCTGTGTGGGCGACATCTTCGACGGTCTTGAGGTGATCGGCGTCCGCGCCCCAGGGGCGGGTGAAGTGGGCGGCCTCGACGGCGGTGCGGGCGGCCTCCACTACCTGGTCGGCACGGCGGCGGCTGCGGGTCAGCTCGCGCATGGACTGTTGGGCGAGCATGCCGTAGAAAGTGGACTTTTCCAGTGCAGCAATGTGCCCCGGTCCGGCCAGGCCGAGCCGGTCACCGAAGCCGAAAGATTTTTTCAATCCGAGGATGACGGGTGTATTCGCTTGAGGCATGGGAAAGTGCTTGGTCTTGACAGTGTGGCGAGAATCCTACACGTGTAAGTTCGCTTGCCGCTGCCTGCGACAGTTAATTCGAAATTCGTGGGTTGGCATTCGTGGTGGTGTTTTTGGTTGAAAATGGCAGTTCCCGGCTCGTTGAATCCGAAAACCGCCCTGTTCGTCCAAAGTATCCGGCTTGCGCCAGCGTTGAAATTAAGAAAAAACCTCCGAAGACTTTCCCAAGCGCCCGATTATGTCAACCCGTCCCTCCAAGCCCGCCACTGCCGCCGCCCT
The DNA window shown above is from Ruficoccus amylovorans and carries:
- a CDS encoding right-handed parallel beta-helix repeat-containing protein → MRPALKLNLFALLSLLPVANAAEPVAVSLSDIQPASGAAVNESVEQIYLRVDPTFVLPEGEDPTDAPFKTIQSAVNAAIQYLERDIPVLISLRDFLYRESVTIPGNSLGALLVIQGDSRDGTLISGSEVLTEGWELADAEKNIWRHAWDRDWGDFMLDQSWSASQGKKAPQRLISQSRATSVALSWEPPTDQSAPIVAYRVYRQRIGTTEQDYRLVADELEETAWEDFSVEPATAFENNQYAYYVTAIDKWGNESRPSGIVNSRARDPEGPGYEPYVVRRRELLFLDSRPLKMVETPEALTAGKESGTFYVNDGYLRDRKDGYVLACLPAGKTPANSQIEAATNFNPGRKDASACLYIVDKPNLVLRNLSLAYSVQDGLRLDSCRNVLIEDVRAFRNGGNGIDINIQRQLQPVSEAVTLRRVQATENGACGINGSRFKNLLVEDSLTAMNNWRGDWGDFHGWDRAGLRLRNVHRGTVRHHTSGFNACAGIWLDYNNRGLLLDEMKSLSNIHSPGLIIQASQGPVAIRSSQFSANSVGLLLDNASDGLLEDSLLVDNFSAQLKIAVRDAQPVVDWTDQSEHSVRTGNWTWRNNIFAAAANDPERPAPALVEAPYTEWPFFYKTLHSSRNLWWTSHPARTVLLDGLQADFAGWQFASAQDLDSLLADPKLERDADTHLLTPAADSPIHDRANWPVTELPDDHREQFEATRPRPAPEGV
- a CDS encoding tagaturonate epimerase family protein is translated as MPQANTPVILGLKKSFGFGDRLGLAGPGHIAALEKSTFYGMLAQQSMRELTRSRRRADQVVEAARTAVEAAHFTRPWGADADHLKTVEDVAHTAKAGFTFFTLDPSASVANAADTMSEDELRAETGKLAAEGLLPGDWPRRYLDGKWEVDNGPPLTFDEESLLRAAVKYTRATATCARLYQAVAEHCTSRPFEVEIAVDETSAPTSHREHLFLALELKRRGVSFISLAPRFVGKFEKGIDYVGDIAAFNDELKRHVAIARTLGPYKISVHSGSDKFSLYPSIGRICGDLLHVKTAGTSYLEALRVVWRTDPELFREIAHYAAEHFEEEKTSFLISTTDEEVAALARDWPVDPESAYFEERVGRQLLHVTFGSVLVLGRRPSGLPFNEAIRESLHTHAGEYRQTLEACFTRHLSLLESESA